One stretch of Vulpes lagopus strain Blue_001 chromosome X, ASM1834538v1, whole genome shotgun sequence DNA includes these proteins:
- the LOC121483155 gene encoding proline-rich protein 32-like — translation MACIENVLGGHAPSPSGVVANECGIREPHPDDMSLQCSSSMPKGDVEPWGHHRVLLRPPLNVLTDLAREQLERPSETAGACIPVDSSRAHKHPYGPPPAVAEESLATAEVNSSEGLAGWRLRGQDSINVSQEFSGSPPALMIGGARVSSGGTERGGNNARLYMALPRGQGFFPPRGPQIRAPPHIPTIRSGVMMELPLGNTRMASKERLAHVSFPQGGPRHPVENWPRSLPLSSSTPGLPSRPTAHCFISPRPPSFSPFLAMPIAFAPPPIFGPPLPSYFANFPSWGMPAPAPSNRENN, via the exons ATGGCTTGTATTGAAAATGT CCTTGGTGGGCACGCCCCTTCACCCAGTGGAGTAGTTGCAAATGAGTGTGGGATCCGGGAGCCGCACCCCGACGACATGTCTCTCCAGTGTTCCAGTTCCATGCCGAAAGGCGATGTGGAGCCTTGGGGCCACCATCGCGTCCTGCTGAGACCCCCCCTCAATGTGCTGACTGACCTGGCGAGAGAGCAGCTGGAGCGCCCCTCTGAGACCGCAGGAGCCTGCATTCCTGTCGACAGTTCCAGAGCTCACAAACACCCCTATGGGCCACCACCTGCTGTTGCGGAAGAGTCCCTAGCAACAGCAGAAGTAAATAGCTCGGaggggctggcaggctggaggCTTAGGGGACAGGATTCTATTAATGTGTCCCAGGAATTCTCTGGCAGCCCTCCCGCACTGATGATAGGGGGGGCAAGGGTCAGCAGTGGGGGCACCGAGAGAGGTGGCAATAATGCAAGGTTATACATGGCTTTGCCACGAGGTCAGGGGTTCTTTCCACCCAGAGGTCCACAAATAAGAGCCCCCCCACATATCCCCACAATTAGATCAGGGGTAATGATGGAGCTGCCTCTAGGAAATACAAGAATGGCTAGCAAGGAAAGGCTGGCTCATGTTTCTTTCCCACAGGGAGGCCCGCGGCACCCCGTGGAAAATTGGCCAAGGTCTCTCCCCTTGTCTTCCAGTACTCCCGGTTTACCTTCTCGTCCTACTGCTCATTGCTTTATATCTCCTCGACCTCCGAGTTTCAGTCCATTTCTTGCTATGCCTATTGCTTTTGCTCCACCCCCGATATTTGGTCCTCCGTTGCCTTCTTATTTTGCCAATTTTCCTTCCTGGGGTATGCCGGCTCCTGCGCCCTCAAACAGAGAGAACAACTGA